A segment of the Aureliella helgolandensis genome:
TAACGTTTCGTCGTACTGCTTGAAGTCCTGTAGACTCAATGAACTGGAGCTCGTTTTCGACTTCTTAGAAGAAGTCGATGCGGTGCTCGGCGTTGAGTTTTACAATCGCTTTCTTCCAGCCGCTGGTAGTTCCAGCACGATGGCGGTAGCGACGGGTTTTTCCGATGCGGTTCTGCGTCATGACTTTATCAACGACGACGTTGAACAAGGTTTCGACAGCGGTTCGAACATCAATCTTCGTCGCTTGGGGGTGAATCTCAAACGCGTAGTGATTGTTGCGGGCTGCACGGTGGACACCCTTCTCGGTTACCAGTGGGCGAATGATCACCTGGTGGGGTTCGAGTTGGATTCCCTTTTTCTTTGCTTTGTCGCTCATCGAATCAATGCCTTTTGCGGCTTCGTATCTGCAAGTGAGTGTGGGGTGTGGTGCGGGCACCAACAGGACATGCCTGGGTTAGGCGGCTGAGGTGTCGGCGGCTTGGCTCTTGATCAGCTCGAGTGCCTCTTTGGTGATCAGCAATCGCTTGGGGCGAATGACGGCCAGGGCGTTCAAGTCGATAACTCGCGTTACTTCCACACCGGGGATATTGCGGGCACTCTTGTAGACTTCGCTCTTGTAGTCGCTTGTGGCGACTAGCGTGGTCTGGCCTTCTAGCCCTAGAGCCTTGAGGACCTCAGCGAGTTCCTTGGTCTTGGGAGCAGCCATTTCCAGCTGGTCAATGACGACCACTTCACTGTCAGCGATCTTAGAGGCGATCGCCATCTTGGTTGCTGCCCGGATAGCCTTCTTAGGAAGCCGGTAGTAGTAGGTGCGTGGTTTGATTTGCATGGCGTGGCCACCGCCACGACGCTGGGGAGCTCGTCGCGAGCCAACACGTGCGTTGCCGGTACCCTTTTGACGGTAGAGCTTGCGAGTCGAGCCCGAAACCTCACCGCGACCCTTGGTTTTCTTCGTTCCCTGACGCTTGTTCGCCAAGTACATCACAACTGCATCGTGCAGGAGTTGCTTGTTGATTTTGGGGGCAATGGCAGCAGGATCGATATCGATCTTGCCGACTTCTGCACCATTTCGATCGTAAACAGGTAAGGTAACCATCTATCTGTACTCTAATATATCTCTAACGAGCCGGGGACGCTGAACCGATGACTAACCAACCTTGTTGGTTGCACGAACGATAACAAATCCACCGTTAGGGCCGGGGACAGCGCCGCGCACTAGAAGTAAGTTGTTTTCCGCATCAACCTTGGCAACCTTCAGGTTGCGAACGGTGGTGCGGGTGCCGCCGTAGCGACCGGCCATCTTCTGGCCCTTGAATACGCGACCTGGGTAGGTCGCCATGCTGGTACCACCGGCATGACGGTGGCACTTCTTAACACCGTGAGTGGCTCGCTGGCCACTGAAGTTGTGTCGCTTCATTACACCGGAAAAACCACGGCCCTTGGAGGTGCCTGTGACGTCGACGGCTTGAATTTCATCGAAGATCGCAGCGGTAATGACACTGCCAATTTCCGCTGCGGCATGATTGCGGAACTCGCGAATAAATCGCTTGGGCTCACAATTTGGCTTGGCGGAAGCTTCCACACCTGCTGCGGAGAGTGCCTTGGATCGCTTGCTGCTGATGGCAGCGACTTGGCCGCGTTCTGAGCGGCTAGCGAGGCGGCGGGGCTTGTCGAGATAGCCGAGCTGTACGGCTTCATACCCATCACGTTCAACGGTCTTGACCTGCAGGACATGACATGGGCCTACTTCCAAGACCGTTACGGGAATAGCCGTTCCGTCTTCATGGAAAATCTGCGTTGTACCGACCTTGCGGCCGAGGATACCCTTCGTCATCTCTGTATTTCCCGTCAAACGCTTGCAAATTAGGACCGAGGATTCCTCGTGTTACCTAATTAGCATCCGTGTCATATTACTGGACTCGAAAAACTAATTAAACGATACTGCGAGCCGAAACGAAGCACGCAGGGAGCGGACTGGTGGCAGCTAGCCTCGGAGTGTTGGCTACCGAGCTGTTGCCTTGATCTTGATGTCAACACCAGCTGGCAGGCTAAGCTTGTTCAGAGCTTCGATCGTCTTGGCGGTTGCCTGCCGGATGTCGATCAGTCGCTTGTGAGTTCGTATTTCATATTGCTGGCGAGCTTTTTTGTCAATGTGTGGGCCAGACAATACTGTGTACCGCTCGATGCGTGTTGGCAAAGGGATCGGGCCATGCACCTCCGAGTGGGTGCGTTTGGCGGTGTCGACGATCTCTTGAGCGCTTTGATCAAGCACTGAATGATCGTATGCTTCCATTCGGATTCGAATGACTTCGTGCGAACCTGCCGACACAGTAGACCCTCTCAACACCACAAAAAACGATTATTACTACATTACTCGGGCATCTCAGCGAGTGTGAGCTGATTTGCGTCCAAGTGAAGGAGGAGAGTTTATGAGCGACCTACTCGGTCGTCAACGGCAAAATGTAGAATGCTTGGGTGAAATTGCCCGCCGCGTCGCGACGCGAGCTGGGGACAAGCAGTTTTGCGTGAATTTGTTGGGCAAGATGCCAATGAGGTCATAGGATATCAGCGGTCGATGGGTGTGGGTTACTTGTAGAATGTCAGAATTCGACCCGCGACGCCCGGCTGATGCAGTGGTTTTGCCAATAAATTGCAGGGAGCGCAATGCTAGCAACGTCCAATTGGCAGGACCCCTATCCCTTCTCTAGACGCCCTGGTCGCCTGAGATCTCTGCGGGGATGAGATCTCTGCGGAGACGCACAGTGCCCCGTTCTCAGTGGCCCGCGTTACTCCTCGGGCAGGCGGCCGATTGATGGGGGGAAAATTGACGATTCCCACTGAGGTGTTGTTGAGGTGGGGGGCTGGTGGCCGAAAAACACCAGGGCGATTATGCCGAATCGTGAATGGAAGCTAGATTAGATACGTTGACAAAATACTTGCCGTACGACAGTTTGCACTCTTCGCTATGGTGCACGCTTTGAACCCTATTTGAGAATTCCAGATGTCGCTTTTGATTGAGAGAGGAAGCCAGCCGTCCCAGCCCGAGAGTTGGGTGGAGTGGGCTGGTGTTATTGGACCGGTCCCTTCGTTGCCCAAGCCTGCGCGAGGTGCGTGGTCTGAAGATGGCGATGAGGAGGAGGGTGAAGAGGAGTCGTCTGAGGAAGATGGCGCTGATGGTGAAGAAGCTGACCCGAAGTCGCTGCCGCTCGACGATGAGGAGGAGGATGATGATCCCTTTGAGGATTTCGATGATGAAGACTTCGATGATGAGTTCGATGATGATTTCGAGGAGGAGTTAGAGGACGACTACGAGATCGAACCCGATGACAGTGATATGTTTCCAAACGCCGCTGGAAGCGGTGACGACGATGTTTTCGAGGAAGAGGACGAGTAGTTCGCTGTGGATGGTTGACTGTGGGGATCCGATCGGTGTTCCGCGCTCCGGGCGCGACGGAAAGCTGGGACGCTGAGGAAGAGTCGGTTTCGAGTTAGATTTCGGTCTGGTTAATAAGTGGATAGGTGCGATTGATATGAAGCGGGCAGAACACGATGTGGTTGTAATCGGCGGTGGCCCTGGGGGATACGTGGCTGCGATACGCGCTGCGCAGCTAGGATTCAACACCGCATGTATTGACGAGAACGAGGTCTTTGGTGGCACTTGTCTGCGAGTTGGTTGCATACCCAGCAAGGCGTTGTTGGAGTCGAGTCATTTATACCATGTGACTCAGTCGCAACTGGGGCAACACGGTGTACAGGTAGGTTCCGTTGGACTAGACCTTTCGGCCATGCTGGCCCGCAAGGATAAGGTCGTTTCGCAGTTGACCGGTGGAGTGACGATGTTGCTGAAACGCAACAAGATCACCGCCTATCACGGGCGCGGCAAGCTTTCCTCCGTAGATACCGTAGCGGTCGAAACAGCGGAGGGCCCGCTGGAGATTCGCGCTAAGCATATCGTGCTCGCGACGGGAAGTCGGCCAGCGACGATGCGCGGCGTGGAGTACGACGGGGATCGCATAGGGGATAGCACGACCGCTCTCAATTATCCGGAAGTCCCGAAGCGATTGGTTGTTATTGGCGGCGGCTACATTGGCCTGGAGCTGGGAAGCGTCTGGAACCGCCTGGGAAGTCAGGTCACTGTGTTGGAAGCCATGGACCGTGTGTTGCCTGGTCTCGACCATGAGATCGGCCAGCTGGCTCATCGCGAGTTTCAGAAGCAGGGGATCGAATTTCGCACCGGAAGTTGGGTAGAAGGGGCCACGTTTGACGGCAAGAAATGTACGGTGCAGTGCAAGGGGAGCGAGCCGATCGAATGCGATCGCGTGCTGCTGTCGACCGGCCGAGTGCCCTGCTCCGATGACCTGGGGTTGGATGGGGTGGGAATCGAAACCGACCGCCGCGGGTTTGTGCCGGTTGATGAAAATTTTCAAACTGCCGTGCAGGGGGTGTATGCTGTCGGCGACTTGCTAGGGGGCGCCATGCTGGCTCATAAGGCGAGCGAAGAGGGGATTGTTTGCGTTGAGCGGATTGCGGGCATGAAGAGCCACGTCAACTATGGCGCGATACCTGCCGTCGTCTACACCCATCCCGAAATCGCCTCAGTGGGACAGACCGAGGAGCAGCTCAAGGATGCGGGGATCGAGTATATCAAGGGGATTTGTCCCTATGGTGCCAGCGGGCGAGCACTCGCATTGGGCGAGCCCAGCGGCCGAGTTAAGGTCTTGGCGGATGCCAAGACGGATCGGGTTTTGGGGGTGCATATCATTGGCGCCCACGCGGGAGATTTGATCGCAGAGGCGACCGCCGCGATCGAGTTTGGGGCGAGCAGCGAAGATATCGCTCGCTGTTGCCACGCGCATCCCACCCTATCCGAGTTGCTGCATGAGGCAGCCATGGCCGTCTCGAAGCGGGCGATCCATACCGCTTGATTGTGCCTTGCAGTAGGTGATCAACGCGTTGCTGTTTTGCTCTCCTCACTTGGCGTGGCGGCTGTGCTGTGCTGCGTGGTGAGGGGCGTGGTTCTCCGCAGTTCATCGATCCAGCTGACTAGCGATAGCGAGCTGGCAGCCATTTGCTGAAGAGCCAGATCGGTGGCTTGTGGGGTGCTGGAGGCTGGCATTTCTGCGAGGGCCTCCCCTGCCCCCTCTCCCTCGGGTCGTTTGTTGAGAAGGTCGATGATGAGCAATGCATCGATGGGGGAGATGAAGCCGTCTCCGTTCGTGTCGACTAGGGCGTTGGCGTTCTTCGGTTGCCCCGGTGCGGTGGGAAGTTGGCGACTTTGCTGCACATTCAAATCGTTGATTACCAGCAGTGCGTCGAGGGGGCTGAGGATGCCATCTTGATTGGTGTCTGTGGGAGTCTGCCTGTTGTGCCAGGGGAATGCAGCTGAGAAATCGACGACAAAGATCGATATGGTTGCCGGTGGCGATTCAAGGCCGGTTGAATCGGTGACCGTGTACTGAGTTCGGTGGACCCCTGCAAAGCCAGCTGGGGTCGTGTACTGCAGTTGGTTGTTCACGATTTTAAAAGCGGCGGGGGCGTTGCCCACAAGCTTTGCAATGAGCTTCGTCGGATCGCCATCGGGGTCTAAGTCGTTGGCGGTGAGCTTGAGGTTGGCCGTTCGCTGTGCATTATTGGCCTGTCCTTCGTCGTTGGTTGCCGTGGGCGGAAGAGCCACCGGAGCGCTGGGGTCGTAGATGAAGTTTTGCCATACATTCTCCTCTCCGATGGTGATTTTGGGCAGCACGATCGGAGACTTCAGACGACCACCCGAAGCGATGGCGCGGTACGTTCCCGCCGGGAGTGCAAGCTGAAAGCCTCCCGCGGGTTGAGAGGTGGTCGTGAACTGCCCAGCAGCTCCATCGAAGGCGATTTGAATCGCGGAAATACCTTCGCCTGCCTCGTACCAGCGGCTTGCATTGGCATCTTCAAATACCGCCCCAACCACCATGGCAGGAGGTTTTTCGATGTTGAGGAGCACCTCGGTGCTGACCAAGGGGCCGAACGTCGCGCTGCCACTGTAGGGAGTAAGGGCCAGGCCGATTTGATCGAAGTCTGGGTTGTTGAGTGCCGTGCGGTGGCCGCGTCCAGCTTGCATGCCGCTGGGGCCGGTTCCCCAGTCAATCACATAGGCAGAGTGGATGAAATTCGGGGAAAGCCCATACGCAAATACGTTTTCTGAGTTGATCTTCTCTCCGTTGGCAAACCGCAAGTCGACTCCGGCGGCCAGCAGCGCGTTTCTGCGAGTGGCGGTATCGGAGTGGAATTGAGACGGTGGCTTGGTCGAGAGCATCGCGGTGTTGTGCGACTTGGCGAAGTTGCTGGCCGCTTCGTTCCAGCTCAGCGGAGGAGCTGGTGTTAGCTGCCCGAGCTCCGCCCGAAGAACTGCTGCGTCGACTTTAAAGGCATCCAGGCTCGCTTGCACACTCGCGTCTCGAGCTTGGATCGGGGAGGCCCGCGAGATAAGTCGTGCATACTCACCCTGTGGATCGCTGCGAAAGCGATTGGTGAGCTGGAGGAGTTCCTGCTCCAAGCCGGTGAGGGCGAGCAGGCGACGTGTTTCGAGTGCCTCGAGCCCCAGCGTTCGCAACTTGTGCATGAATTCCTCCCTGAAATGGTCTTCGCCGTGGAAGCAGGGCGAGATGTAGGACGCGCAATTGGCCGTAAGCTTGGAGATCGAATTTGGCGACCGGGGGCTTGTTCAGTCTCTGCTCGCGCGATGCCTTCGCTCTGGTGGTATGTTGTTTACCCTCCTGAGTGACTGATTTCAATAGGGCAGTCCATCGCTTCGAGTGCCGCAACGAGTTCGTGGATGGCCCACTGACGATCGTCCGAAGCGAGAAGGTAGGTGGGCTGCGGGCCGCGCTCCGCAGCGGAAGTTTGCTCAGGGAGGGGCGTGGAGGTGACGGCTAGCCCCAGTCCCATGGCTAGGGGGCGGTGGAAATCTTCCCAGGCAACTCCCTCGACCCGCATGGGGTCCGCTAGAAAAACGGTCAGTTTAGGCGTGGCAATCAGGGGGCGTGCGGAGGACGAGTGGGCTGCCGATTCGACGAGCCCCACCCAGCGGCGGTCCGCCGTTGGCGGCTGAGTGCCGAGGAATGGGCTGTCGGCGGCGTGCTGGGCCGGGAGCGGCGAGATGGATGAGCAGGGGAGCCAATTGGCGTGGGCCAGTCGAGCAGCTTCCTGGAGCAGCGTGGCGGCCTGCTGCTGGGGGCTCGCAACTAGCACAAGGCTGCCTGGGCCGGTTTGCAGATTCTGCGCTAGTTGGCCGATGGAGAGGCGGGAGACCGGATCGATCCAGCTGGCTGCCACTTCTTGAGCTGGCACTAGGATAAAGCGGCGCATGCACATGCGGGGGTGGGGGATTTTTAGCTGGGGAGTCCAGATCCGGGAATCTTCGTGCAGCAAGATGTCGATATCGATCTGGCGAGCTTCCCAGCGGTGTAGCCGGACACGCCCCAATTCCTCTTCGATCTTGCGGACGATGTGCCAGGCTTCCCAGGGATCCTTGGGGCTGCGAAGTGCAATCACCGCATTGATAAATGGGGGTTGGCCGGTGGGGCCGCCGACCGGAGGCGTGCGGTAGTGAGAGCTGACGCAGAACTCATCTGTCGAGCAGCCGAATTCCTCGCGCAATCGCTCCGCGGCCCGGCGGATCGCATCGCTGGGGTTTCCAAGGTTGGCACCTAAGCTGAGTAGGCAGCGCGGCATGCTAGGAGAATTACCTCACAGGGCTAGGGCTCAAACCAGTTGGACGGTGGCAGCTGTTCGAGCTGCGGCAGTTGAATGCGTGTCCAGTGGTGAAGCTGGAATCGCCAGGCTCGGTCTGCTCGAGTGTGGTGTCGGATCGCTGCTGGTTCCAGCTGCGGTAGATCTTCATCTGCCGGGGAGCCCGAGAGGTTGAGGGGGGCATCATCGCGCGATGTGCAATTTGTGGCCGCGGCAGCCGGGGACGTCCGCAGGAGTGCACCACTAGGCGGCTGGCAGTTCCTTGCGCGACTACCGATCCTCGCACCGGCTACTGGGGCTTCAGGCTATGGACGTGCCAGTAGGCCGTGCGAGAGGAGTCGTCTGCACTGCGTGGGCGTGCGCTCCGGTACATGATGATCACTAGAGGCTCTGCGTCGGTATCGCCCGCCTTGTTGACTTCAACCGTGATGTAGTAACCATTGTGATCGCCCGTGATTTCGATTCCCCGCATGTAGCGCCACTGTCCGGGTTGGCCCTCGGCTAAGATGCGTTG
Coding sequences within it:
- the rplW gene encoding 50S ribosomal protein L23 codes for the protein MSDKAKKKGIQLEPHQVIIRPLVTEKGVHRAARNNHYAFEIHPQATKIDVRTAVETLFNVVVDKVMTQNRIGKTRRYRHRAGTTSGWKKAIVKLNAEHRIDFF
- the rplD gene encoding 50S ribosomal protein L4, which encodes MVTLPVYDRNGAEVGKIDIDPAAIAPKINKQLLHDAVVMYLANKRQGTKKTKGRGEVSGSTRKLYRQKGTGNARVGSRRAPQRRGGGHAMQIKPRTYYYRLPKKAIRAATKMAIASKIADSEVVVIDQLEMAAPKTKELAEVLKALGLEGQTTLVATSDYKSEVYKSARNIPGVEVTRVIDLNALAVIRPKRLLITKEALELIKSQAADTSAA
- the rplC gene encoding 50S ribosomal protein L3, coding for MTKGILGRKVGTTQIFHEDGTAIPVTVLEVGPCHVLQVKTVERDGYEAVQLGYLDKPRRLASRSERGQVAAISSKRSKALSAAGVEASAKPNCEPKRFIREFRNHAAAEIGSVITAAIFDEIQAVDVTGTSKGRGFSGVMKRHNFSGQRATHGVKKCHRHAGGTSMATYPGRVFKGQKMAGRYGGTRTTVRNLKVAKVDAENNLLLVRGAVPGPNGGFVIVRATNKVG
- the rpsJ gene encoding 30S ribosomal protein S10, whose translation is MSAGSHEVIRIRMEAYDHSVLDQSAQEIVDTAKRTHSEVHGPIPLPTRIERYTVLSGPHIDKKARQQYEIRTHKRLIDIRQATAKTIEALNKLSLPAGVDIKIKATAR
- the lpdA gene encoding dihydrolipoyl dehydrogenase; translation: MKRAEHDVVVIGGGPGGYVAAIRAAQLGFNTACIDENEVFGGTCLRVGCIPSKALLESSHLYHVTQSQLGQHGVQVGSVGLDLSAMLARKDKVVSQLTGGVTMLLKRNKITAYHGRGKLSSVDTVAVETAEGPLEIRAKHIVLATGSRPATMRGVEYDGDRIGDSTTALNYPEVPKRLVVIGGGYIGLELGSVWNRLGSQVTVLEAMDRVLPGLDHEIGQLAHREFQKQGIEFRTGSWVEGATFDGKKCTVQCKGSEPIECDRVLLSTGRVPCSDDLGLDGVGIETDRRGFVPVDENFQTAVQGVYAVGDLLGGAMLAHKASEEGIVCVERIAGMKSHVNYGAIPAVVYTHPEIASVGQTEEQLKDAGIEYIKGICPYGASGRALALGEPSGRVKVLADAKTDRVLGVHIIGAHAGDLIAEATAAIEFGASSEDIARCCHAHPTLSELLHEAAMAVSKRAIHTA
- a CDS encoding Ig-like domain-containing protein; this encodes MHKLRTLGLEALETRRLLALTGLEQELLQLTNRFRSDPQGEYARLISRASPIQARDASVQASLDAFKVDAAVLRAELGQLTPAPPLSWNEAASNFAKSHNTAMLSTKPPSQFHSDTATRRNALLAAGVDLRFANGEKINSENVFAYGLSPNFIHSAYVIDWGTGPSGMQAGRGHRTALNNPDFDQIGLALTPYSGSATFGPLVSTEVLLNIEKPPAMVVGAVFEDANASRWYEAGEGISAIQIAFDGAAGQFTTTSQPAGGFQLALPAGTYRAIASGGRLKSPIVLPKITIGEENVWQNFIYDPSAPVALPPTATNDEGQANNAQRTANLKLTANDLDPDGDPTKLIAKLVGNAPAAFKIVNNQLQYTTPAGFAGVHRTQYTVTDSTGLESPPATISIFVVDFSAAFPWHNRQTPTDTNQDGILSPLDALLVINDLNVQQSRQLPTAPGQPKNANALVDTNGDGFISPIDALLIIDLLNKRPEGEGAGEALAEMPASSTPQATDLALQQMAASSLSLVSWIDELRRTTPLTTQHSTAATPSEESKTATR
- the folK gene encoding 2-amino-4-hydroxy-6-hydroxymethyldihydropteridine diphosphokinase; the protein is MPRCLLSLGANLGNPSDAIRRAAERLREEFGCSTDEFCVSSHYRTPPVGGPTGQPPFINAVIALRSPKDPWEAWHIVRKIEEELGRVRLHRWEARQIDIDILLHEDSRIWTPQLKIPHPRMCMRRFILVPAQEVAASWIDPVSRLSIGQLAQNLQTGPGSLVLVASPQQQAATLLQEAARLAHANWLPCSSISPLPAQHAADSPFLGTQPPTADRRWVGLVESAAHSSSARPLIATPKLTVFLADPMRVEGVAWEDFHRPLAMGLGLAVTSTPLPEQTSAAERGPQPTYLLASDDRQWAIHELVAALEAMDCPIEISHSGG